In a single window of the Chondrocystis sp. NIES-4102 genome:
- the ureC gene encoding urease alpha subunit: MSYQMDRRAYADTYGATTGDRVRLADTELFIEVEKDYTTYGEEVKFGGGKVIRDGMGQSPLSRAEGAVDLVITNALILDWWGVVKADIGIKDGKIYQIGKAGNPNIQDNVDIIIGAATEIVAGEGHIVTAGGIDTHIHFICPQQIQTAIASGITTMIGGGTGPATGTNATTCTPGSWNIWRMLEAAESFPMNLGFLGKGNSAKPFGLVEQIEAGVMGLKLHEDWGTTPKAIDTCLTVADQYDVQVAIHTDTLNEAGFVENTLAAFKDRVIHTYHTEGAGGGHAPDIIKVCAYRNVLPSSTNPTRPFTINTLEEHLDMLMVCHHLDKNIPEDVAFAESRIRQETIAAEDILHDLGAFSMISSDSQAMGRVGETIIRTWQTAHKMKVQRGVLNPETTQAADNFRAKRYIAKYTINPAITHGIADYVGSIEVGKLADICLWKPAMFGVKPEIVIKGGAIAMAQMGDPNASIPTPQPVYMRPMFASFGKATATTSISFLSQAALDKGIPQQIGLGKMIRAVSNTRNLSKADMKLNDALLNIEVNPQTYEVRADGQLLTCEPATVLPMAQRYFLF, translated from the coding sequence ATGAGCTATCAGATGGATCGACGGGCTTATGCAGATACCTATGGCGCAACAACAGGCGATCGCGTAAGATTAGCGGATACGGAATTGTTTATTGAAGTGGAGAAAGATTACACTACCTACGGTGAAGAGGTAAAATTTGGTGGTGGTAAGGTAATCCGCGATGGCATGGGACAATCTCCCCTATCCCGTGCAGAAGGGGCGGTGGATTTGGTCATTACCAATGCTTTAATTCTCGATTGGTGGGGTGTTGTTAAAGCGGATATCGGTATTAAAGACGGCAAAATTTATCAGATTGGTAAAGCAGGTAATCCTAATATTCAAGACAACGTTGATATTATTATTGGTGCAGCTACCGAAATTGTCGCAGGCGAAGGACATATTGTTACCGCAGGTGGCATTGATACCCATATCCACTTTATTTGTCCCCAACAAATTCAAACGGCGATCGCTTCAGGTATTACTACCATGATTGGTGGTGGTACGGGCCCTGCTACGGGAACAAACGCTACTACCTGTACCCCAGGATCTTGGAATATTTGGCGAATGCTTGAGGCTGCCGAAAGTTTTCCGATGAATTTGGGCTTTTTGGGTAAGGGTAATAGTGCTAAACCATTCGGATTAGTCGAACAGATCGAAGCAGGAGTAATGGGGTTAAAACTACATGAGGATTGGGGAACAACTCCCAAAGCGATCGATACTTGTTTAACAGTTGCCGATCAATATGATGTGCAGGTAGCTATCCACACCGATACCCTCAATGAGGCTGGGTTTGTAGAAAATACCCTCGCTGCTTTTAAAGATCGGGTAATTCATACTTACCATACCGAAGGTGCTGGCGGTGGACACGCCCCTGATATTATTAAAGTTTGTGCCTATCGTAATGTTTTACCTTCTTCGACTAATCCGACTCGTCCCTTTACGATTAATACTTTAGAGGAACATCTCGATATGTTGATGGTTTGTCATCATTTAGATAAAAATATCCCTGAAGATGTTGCCTTTGCAGAATCCCGTATTCGTCAAGAAACTATTGCAGCAGAAGATATTCTACATGATTTGGGCGCATTTAGTATGATCTCTTCCGATTCTCAAGCAATGGGTAGAGTTGGCGAAACTATTATTCGTACTTGGCAAACTGCCCATAAAATGAAGGTGCAACGGGGAGTTTTAAATCCAGAAACTACACAAGCTGCCGATAATTTTCGCGCTAAACGCTATATTGCTAAGTATACTATTAATCCTGCCATTACTCATGGAATTGCTGATTATGTCGGTTCAATTGAAGTAGGTAAACTTGCAGATATTTGTCTTTGGAAGCCTGCTATGTTTGGCGTAAAACCAGAGATTGTAATTAAAGGTGGCGCGATCGCTATGGCTCAAATGGGTGATCCCAATGCTAGTATTCCTACTCCCCAACCTGTATATATGCGTCCTATGTTTGCAAGTTTTGGTAAAGCAACTGCTACTACTTCTATTTCTTTTCTTTCTCAAGCTGCTTTAGATAAAGGTATCCCTCAACAAATTGGTTTGGGTAAAATGATTCGTGCTGTTAGTAATACCCGTAATTTGAGCAAGGCAGATATGAAATTAAATGATGCTTTACTCAATATTGAAGTAAACCCCCAAACCTATGAAGTTCGAGCAGATGGTCAACTATTAACTTGTGAACCTGCTACCGTTTTACCTATGGCTCAACGTTATTTTCTTTTTTAA
- a CDS encoding RNA-binding region RNP-1, which translates to MSIYVGNLSYEINQEDLSDVFAEYGTVKRVHIPTDRETGRVRGFAFVEMEAEAEEDKAIQALDGAEWMDRNLKVNKARPREERSSFGGRRNNRF; encoded by the coding sequence ATGTCGATTTACGTAGGCAACCTATCATATGAAATTAATCAAGAAGATCTAAGTGATGTCTTCGCTGAGTATGGAACTGTTAAACGTGTACATATTCCTACAGACCGCGAAACTGGAAGAGTACGTGGTTTTGCTTTTGTAGAAATGGAAGCAGAAGCAGAAGAAGATAAAGCAATTCAGGCTCTAGATGGAGCAGAATGGATGGATCGCAATCTTAAAGTTAATAAAGCAAGACCTCGTGAAGAAAGAAGTTCTTTTGGTGGTCGCAGAAACAATCGTTTCTAG
- a CDS encoding ribosomal protein S2 — MPVVSLAELLESGVHFGHQTRRWNPRMAQYIYTARNGVHIIDLVQTAQLMEEAYEYMRSSTEKGKKVLFVGTKRQAAGIIAQEASRCGSFYVNQRWLGGMLTNWETIKSRVERLKEIEHLDQSGALDKRPKKEAAVLRREMSKLQKYLGGIKMMRKVPDIVVIVDQKREHNAIAECQKLGIPVVSILDTNCDPLVADVPIPANDDAIRSIKLIVGKLADAIYEGRHGQLDNQDDYDEFDEGIDIDEEEDISAQEDAQMYEVDSDSEE; from the coding sequence ATGCCAGTCGTTTCTCTCGCAGAACTTTTAGAATCTGGGGTTCACTTCGGACATCAAACTCGTCGTTGGAATCCTAGAATGGCTCAGTATATCTATACTGCTCGCAACGGTGTACACATCATTGACCTGGTACAAACAGCACAATTGATGGAAGAAGCCTATGAGTATATGCGTTCTTCAACAGAAAAAGGGAAGAAGGTATTATTTGTAGGTACAAAACGCCAAGCTGCAGGGATCATCGCCCAAGAAGCATCCCGTTGTGGATCATTCTATGTTAACCAAAGATGGTTAGGTGGAATGTTAACTAATTGGGAAACTATCAAAAGTAGAGTAGAAAGACTCAAGGAAATTGAGCATTTAGATCAAAGTGGTGCTTTAGATAAAAGACCTAAAAAAGAAGCAGCCGTACTACGTCGCGAGATGAGTAAATTACAAAAATATTTAGGTGGCATCAAAATGATGCGTAAAGTGCCAGATATTGTAGTAATTGTTGATCAAAAACGTGAACATAATGCGATCGCTGAATGTCAAAAATTAGGCATTCCTGTAGTTTCCATTTTAGATACTAACTGCGATCCTTTAGTTGCTGATGTGCCTATTCCTGCCAATGATGATGCTATTCGTTCAATTAAATTAATTGTCGGTAAATTAGCAGATGCAATCTATGAAGGTCGTCATGGTCAGTTGGATAATCAAGACGATTATGATGAATTTGATGAAGGAATTGACATAGACGAAGAAGAAGATATTTCGGCTCAAGAAGATGCCCAAATGTATGAAGTGGATTCTGATAGCGAAGAATAA
- the tsf gene encoding elongation factor Ts gives MAEISAKIVKELREKTGAGMMDCKKALAENNGDMTKAIEWLRQKGTISADKKQGRVAAEGLVESYIHTGGRIGVLVEVNCETDFVARRQEFQELVKNIAMQIAACPNVEYVKVGDIPQEVAAKEKEIEMGRDDLEGKPDNIKEKIVSGRIDKRLNEISLLPQPYIRDQSKTVEDLVKESIAQLGENIQIRRFARFVLGEGIEKEESNFAEEVAAQTKQK, from the coding sequence ATGGCAGAAATATCGGCAAAAATAGTTAAAGAACTCCGCGAAAAGACTGGTGCGGGGATGATGGACTGCAAAAAAGCATTAGCAGAAAATAATGGTGACATGACCAAAGCCATAGAATGGCTACGTCAAAAAGGTACTATTTCTGCTGACAAGAAACAAGGTCGTGTAGCAGCAGAAGGATTAGTAGAAAGTTATATTCATACTGGTGGACGTATAGGTGTTCTAGTTGAAGTCAACTGTGAGACAGATTTTGTAGCTCGTCGTCAAGAGTTTCAAGAATTGGTCAAAAATATTGCGATGCAGATTGCAGCTTGTCCTAACGTAGAATATGTCAAGGTTGGCGATATTCCCCAAGAAGTTGCTGCAAAAGAAAAAGAAATTGAAATGGGTCGAGATGACTTAGAGGGTAAACCAGACAATATTAAAGAAAAAATTGTTTCTGGAAGAATTGATAAACGTTTAAATGAAATATCACTACTACCTCAACCTTATATTCGCGATCAAAGTAAAACAGTTGAAGATTTAGTAAAAGAAAGTATTGCTCAATTAGGAGAAAATATTCAAATTCGACGTTTTGCTCGTTTCGTTTTAGGCGAAGGTATCGAAAAAGAAGAATCTAATTTTGCTGAAGAAGTAGCAGCACAAACAAAACAAAAGTAA